A stretch of Hirundo rustica isolate bHirRus1 chromosome 22, bHirRus1.pri.v3, whole genome shotgun sequence DNA encodes these proteins:
- the VAMP3 gene encoding vesicle-associated membrane protein 3, translated as MSANVPGSSNMAASSNRRLQQTQHQVDEVVDIMRVNVDKVLERDQKLSELDDRADALQAGASQFETSAAKLKRKYWWKNCKMWAILIAVVVIIIIIIIVWSVYS; from the exons AT GTCAGCCAATGTCCCCGGAAGCTCAAACATGGCTGCTAGCAGCAATCGCCGGCTTCAGCAAACTCAGCACCAAGTAGATGAG GTTGTTGACATCATGAGAGTGAACGTGGACAAGGTATTGGAGCGAGATCAGAAGCTGTCAGAGCTGGATGACCGCGCTGATGCCCTGCAAGCAGGGGCTTCCCAGTTTGAGACCAGCGCGGCCAAGTTGAAGAGGAAGTACTGGTGGAAGAACTGCAAG ATGTGGGCAATATTGATAGCTGTTGTTgtcattatcatcatcatcattattg tCTGGAGCGTATATTCATGA